A portion of the Shewanella sp. SNU WT4 genome contains these proteins:
- a CDS encoding DUF445 domain-containing protein, which translates to MSKSTITNLICLLLTVIGYVSEQAILLSIGLFALSGAVTNALAVHMLFEKVPGLYGSGVIPARFEEFKRAISELMMQQFFTDENIDKFLSKGAGSASMLNLTGVIAKVDLNPAFDALVTTVEQSSFGGMLAMFGGNEALVPLRQPFIEKMQASLTEIAASDNFQQLLINELEQPEKMSGFKAQIQEIIEQRLNELTPQMVKVMVQKMIAAHLGWLVIWGGVFGGVLGLFAGLIQS; encoded by the coding sequence TTGTCTAAAAGTACCATTACCAATCTCATTTGCTTGTTGTTGACAGTTATTGGTTATGTCAGCGAGCAAGCTATATTGCTAAGCATTGGCTTATTTGCTTTGTCTGGGGCGGTAACGAATGCGCTTGCTGTGCATATGTTATTTGAAAAAGTGCCAGGCCTTTATGGCTCAGGCGTAATACCTGCGCGCTTTGAAGAGTTTAAGCGCGCCATTAGTGAATTGATGATGCAGCAGTTTTTCACTGATGAGAATATCGATAAGTTTTTATCAAAAGGCGCGGGTTCTGCCTCCATGCTCAATTTAACGGGCGTGATTGCTAAGGTTGATTTAAACCCAGCCTTTGATGCCTTAGTGACCACAGTGGAACAATCTTCATTTGGTGGCATGCTGGCCATGTTTGGCGGCAACGAGGCATTAGTGCCGCTACGCCAACCTTTTATTGAAAAAATGCAGGCATCCTTGACTGAAATAGCCGCCAGTGACAACTTTCAGCAGTTATTAATCAATGAATTAGAACAGCCTGAAAAAATGAGTGGTTTCAAAGCACAAATTCAAGAGATTATCGAACAACGCCTGAATGAACTGACACCACAAATGGTCAAGGTCATGGTGCAAAAGATGATTGCCGCTCACTTAGGTTGGTTAGTGATCTGGGGCGGTGTGTTTGGTGGCGTGCTGGGGTTATTCGCCGGACTTATTCAAAGCTAA
- a CDS encoding VOC family protein has protein sequence MSFKQLLQSWPAFSQQITAFSQELGLDSLTLHCDHAALRVNDFDKACQLHLDVASQGEILSNNVINGRPIIIIKLDEGLPFNQQTIDCIELPYPGEKQYPAEGWEHIELVLPCQATTTQELCEALIARVPSIAPILNGETAIKVKLSSPQGEHERLANPTIAFKQGNLCIKVHPASIEAVILSEQALD, from the coding sequence ATGTCGTTTAAGCAACTACTGCAAAGCTGGCCCGCCTTTAGCCAGCAAATCACCGCCTTTAGTCAAGAGCTGGGACTTGACTCCTTAACGCTGCATTGCGATCACGCGGCGCTGCGCGTCAATGATTTTGATAAGGCGTGCCAGTTACATTTAGATGTTGCCAGCCAAGGCGAAATCTTATCCAACAATGTCATCAATGGCCGGCCAATCATTATCATTAAGTTAGATGAAGGCCTGCCATTTAATCAGCAAACAATTGATTGTATTGAACTGCCATACCCTGGTGAAAAACAATATCCCGCTGAAGGTTGGGAGCACATCGAATTAGTGCTGCCTTGCCAAGCCACCACCACTCAAGAGCTATGTGAAGCCTTGATTGCGCGAGTGCCAAGTATTGCCCCCATACTTAACGGTGAAACCGCCATCAAGGTGAAATTGAGCTCGCCGCAAGGAGAACACGAACGCTTAGCCAATCCCACCATAGCGTTTAAGCAAGGTAACTTGTGTATTAAGGTTCATCCGGCCAGTATCGAAGCTGTGATTTTATCCGAACAAGCGCTGGATTAA
- a CDS encoding D-hexose-6-phosphate mutarotase has product MASITTKTHANGLEYVDIDTALCSARIFMQGAQIDQFQPKGQAPILWVSSADDYQAGNGIRGGVPVCWPWFGMNTTPNWPQHGFARTRLWDLQSAEVEKDVAKLTFVLTISEQDKQYWPHDTQVSMVFELSERLKVSLINHNTGLETVSFTQALHTYFAIDDIHQLQVSGFSGSEYIEFAKGPYQQQGDTVSFDKETDRVYTKLGPQQLLHTPNGTIVVKRENSQSAVLWNPWIEKSTWLSRFNDDDYLTMVCLEAANVLEDKVILAAGETHCLTTEIYWQ; this is encoded by the coding sequence ATGGCTTCAATCACAACTAAAACCCATGCCAATGGCTTAGAGTATGTCGATATCGACACAGCTCTGTGTAGCGCTCGTATTTTTATGCAAGGCGCGCAAATTGATCAGTTTCAACCTAAAGGTCAAGCGCCGATTTTATGGGTATCGAGCGCCGATGATTATCAAGCTGGCAATGGTATTCGCGGCGGGGTACCTGTTTGCTGGCCGTGGTTTGGCATGAATACCACGCCAAATTGGCCACAACACGGCTTTGCCCGCACGCGCTTATGGGACTTGCAAAGTGCTGAAGTAGAAAAAGACGTTGCTAAGCTTACTTTTGTATTAACTATCAGTGAGCAAGATAAGCAGTATTGGCCCCACGACACCCAAGTGTCTATGGTGTTTGAATTAAGTGAGCGCTTAAAAGTGAGCTTAATTAATCACAATACTGGTCTTGAAACTGTCTCCTTCACCCAAGCGCTACATACCTATTTTGCCATTGATGATATTCACCAATTACAAGTCAGTGGTTTTAGCGGCTCTGAGTATATTGAATTTGCTAAGGGACCTTATCAGCAGCAAGGCGATACTGTGAGCTTTGATAAAGAAACCGACCGAGTTTATACCAAGCTTGGGCCACAGCAATTACTGCATACCCCCAATGGCACTATCGTCGTTAAACGCGAAAATAGTCAATCGGCCGTACTGTGGAATCCATGGATTGAAAAATCCACTTGGTTGAGTCGTTTTAATGATGATGACTATTTAACTATGGTCTGTCTGGAAGCCGCTAACGTGTTAGAGGATAAAGTCATATTGGCCGCTGGTGAAACTCATTGCCTGACGACTGAAATTTATTGGCAATAA
- a CDS encoding DUF938 domain-containing protein, with protein sequence MTLPFSQSCENNKAPILAVIAPMLGHCTAVLEVGSGTGQHAAFFSAALSHIQWQCTEQTEYIDGLTRRVEHELRIAQEDRNNLPTPWVLDVNHWPPMATVDAIYSANTLHIMDECSGQTFIQQAAAHLPAQGQLLIYGPFKRHGAHTCESNQQFDQFLQRRDPSSGVRCLDEVSQLAQSYGLMLQSIHSLPANNLLVQFIKT encoded by the coding sequence ATGACACTGCCCTTCTCGCAAAGCTGTGAAAATAATAAAGCGCCCATATTAGCCGTGATTGCGCCTATGTTAGGCCATTGTACTGCTGTGCTAGAAGTTGGCAGTGGCACAGGTCAACATGCCGCATTTTTTAGTGCCGCCTTGTCCCATATTCAGTGGCAATGCACAGAGCAAACTGAGTATATTGATGGCCTCACTCGCCGTGTAGAGCATGAGCTACGCATAGCACAGGAAGATCGTAACAATCTCCCTACGCCTTGGGTGTTAGATGTCAATCACTGGCCGCCCATGGCGACTGTCGATGCGATTTATAGCGCCAATACTTTGCATATTATGGACGAGTGCAGTGGTCAAACCTTTATTCAGCAAGCCGCGGCACACTTACCCGCGCAAGGGCAATTGTTAATTTACGGCCCGTTTAAGCGCCATGGCGCCCACACTTGCGAGTCGAATCAACAATTTGATCAATTTTTACAACGCCGTGATCCAAGTAGCGGTGTGCGCTGCTTAGATGAGGTTTCACAACTAGCTCAGTCATACGGCTTAATGTTACAGTCAATACACTCATTGCCTGCCAACAATTTATTAGTGCAATTCATTAAAACTTAA
- a CDS encoding 2Fe-2S iron-sulfur cluster-binding protein yields the protein MSIFYLDGKTFEARSGETVLDALLRHEYPASYSCRKGRCRSCLLKYVGGDLALMAQRGLEIEYKQEGLIFACQCIPSHGLALETGNSEQLYIAAPIIAKTFLSENVIKLVLDVSGPKRYLAGQSVNLRLNNGIGRTFAIAKAQDNTLEFHIRRKRNGKFSDWLFYHANNGDELFLQGPWGHCHYYPGLPDDILVLIGGGTGLGAVVGIAEEALERGHRGEIYLYHYGRNLDDLYQHKYLLQRMLMHKTFFYQACVGAESEKSQVDGKRVRLADPIELVAGRHQFSRQFRVFICGEPKMVLRGQERIFLAGVPIERIHVLSFDYRELRKRPRTWG from the coding sequence ATGAGTATTTTTTACCTAGATGGTAAGACATTTGAAGCTAGAAGTGGTGAGACTGTGCTCGATGCATTGTTACGCCATGAGTATCCTGCGAGTTATTCCTGTCGCAAAGGACGCTGTCGCAGCTGTTTATTAAAATACGTGGGCGGCGATTTAGCGTTAATGGCTCAGCGCGGCCTTGAAATTGAATATAAGCAAGAAGGGCTTATTTTTGCCTGTCAGTGCATTCCTTCCCACGGTTTAGCCTTAGAAACCGGTAATTCAGAACAGCTGTATATAGCGGCGCCCATTATTGCGAAAACCTTCTTGAGTGAAAACGTCATAAAACTGGTGCTCGACGTCAGTGGCCCTAAGCGCTACCTCGCCGGGCAGTCGGTCAATCTTCGTTTAAACAATGGCATAGGGCGAACCTTTGCCATAGCTAAAGCCCAAGATAACACTTTAGAGTTCCACATTCGCCGTAAGCGCAATGGTAAATTCAGTGATTGGTTGTTTTATCATGCTAACAACGGCGATGAATTATTCTTGCAAGGGCCTTGGGGACACTGTCATTACTACCCAGGATTACCCGATGATATCTTAGTGTTAATTGGCGGCGGTACTGGACTTGGGGCTGTGGTGGGGATTGCCGAAGAGGCTCTAGAAAGAGGGCATAGAGGGGAGATTTATTTATATCACTATGGCCGCAATTTGGATGATTTATATCAGCATAAATATCTTTTGCAACGTATGTTGATGCATAAAACCTTTTTTTATCAGGCCTGTGTCGGCGCTGAAAGCGAGAAATCGCAAGTGGATGGCAAGCGGGTGCGTTTAGCTGATCCCATAGAACTTGTGGCTGGGCGCCATCAATTCTCTCGGCAATTTCGAGTCTTTATTTGCGGTGAACCTAAGATGGTGTTGCGTGGGCAAGAGCGGATATTTTTAGCTGGCGTGCCGATTGAGCGCATTCATGTGCTGTCGTTTGATTATCGTGAATTAAGAAAGCGACCAAGGACATGGGGATAG
- a CDS encoding glutathione S-transferase N-terminal domain-containing protein — protein MKLIRFLLGKLILLANAVFKPKKISRSLDAQQQIDKATAALTLFQYPACPFCVKVRRQMYRQQLNIRLENAKQANVAATLTEQGGKLQVPCLRIEQGGQEQWLYESGDIIKYLQQHYA, from the coding sequence GTGAAGTTAATCAGATTTTTACTCGGCAAGTTGATTTTATTGGCAAATGCGGTTTTTAAGCCTAAAAAAATTAGCCGCAGCTTAGATGCGCAGCAACAGATAGATAAGGCTACCGCCGCCTTAACCTTATTCCAATATCCAGCGTGCCCATTTTGCGTTAAAGTGCGCCGCCAAATGTATCGCCAGCAACTGAACATTCGCCTTGAAAATGCTAAGCAAGCGAATGTGGCTGCAACCTTGACTGAGCAAGGCGGTAAATTGCAAGTGCCATGCCTACGCATTGAACAAGGCGGCCAAGAGCAATGGTTATACGAGTCTGGCGATATCATTAAGTATTTGCAGCAACACTACGCCTAA
- a CDS encoding VOC family protein: MAQHHSINYLEIPVRDMALAKAFFTRVFGWQFTDYGPKYCCFNQVGIDGGFYEDALCFNLAKGCPLIVLYSRDLAKTEQSIIDAGGEITKAVFSFPGGRRFHFLCPNGNEFAVWSQ; this comes from the coding sequence ATGGCGCAACATCATAGTATTAACTATTTAGAAATTCCGGTGCGTGATATGGCCTTGGCCAAAGCCTTTTTTACTCGAGTTTTTGGCTGGCAGTTTACCGACTATGGTCCTAAATATTGCTGCTTTAATCAGGTTGGCATAGATGGCGGCTTTTATGAAGATGCCTTGTGTTTTAACTTAGCCAAAGGGTGCCCGTTAATCGTGCTTTATAGCCGCGACTTAGCTAAAACCGAGCAGTCGATTATTGATGCGGGTGGTGAAATCACTAAAGCGGTGTTTAGTTTCCCTGGCGGGCGCAGATTTCATTTTCTGTGCCCCAATGGCAATGAGTTTGCTGTGTGGAGCCAATAA
- a CDS encoding L,D-transpeptidase family protein — MGLAVTLLIASHAVSAAIAVDLVKVTKSANKMQLLHQGKVVKSYHVAFGDNPVGHKLNEGDERTPEGRYILDYKKADSAFYRSIHISYPNDADKIRARALGLSAGGLIMIHGENPNSKLSPLEQQQYNWTNGCIAVTNKEMDELWRILDVGTPIEIYP; from the coding sequence ATAGGGTTAGCGGTGACATTATTGATAGCTAGTCATGCAGTCTCAGCAGCGATTGCGGTTGATCTCGTCAAGGTCACCAAATCTGCCAATAAAATGCAATTGCTGCATCAAGGTAAAGTTGTCAAAAGCTACCACGTTGCCTTTGGTGATAACCCTGTGGGTCACAAACTCAATGAAGGTGATGAGCGCACGCCAGAAGGCCGCTATATTTTGGATTATAAAAAAGCCGATAGTGCCTTTTATCGCTCAATTCATATCTCCTACCCTAATGATGCCGATAAAATTCGTGCCCGTGCCTTAGGCTTAAGTGCCGGCGGCCTTATTATGATCCACGGCGAGAACCCCAACTCCAAATTATCGCCACTAGAGCAACAGCAATATAATTGGACCAACGGTTGCATTGCTGTCACCAACAAAGAAATGGATGAGTTGTGGCGAATTCTGGATGTTGGAACCCCCATAGAAATTTACCCTTAA
- a CDS encoding energy-coupling factor ABC transporter permease — translation MLNYWQTLWSSLDWHWQLSDVLAAVTWLVWLVIVWPKDDVYQLKGNAGLRQRLWGGTLVIFGLWALDASIHPQLHLHFLALTTCMLMFGWRLATFALIIPSLMFSLLVLEQPWQFFAYSLVGVCLPLWFSFVLYHRCFHLLPHHLFIYIFCGAFLNSALTILVHMLLWSGWLLLSSDIPLSDIIDNYLLVAPLLMFPEALLNGMVITLIVVYRPQWLYDYCDRTYLWQK, via the coding sequence ATGCTTAATTACTGGCAAACGCTCTGGTCATCTCTTGACTGGCACTGGCAATTAAGCGATGTACTTGCCGCCGTGACTTGGCTGGTGTGGCTGGTTATTGTGTGGCCGAAGGATGATGTCTACCAGCTTAAGGGCAATGCTGGGCTGCGCCAGCGCTTATGGGGGGGCACTTTAGTTATTTTTGGATTATGGGCACTGGATGCCAGCATACATCCACAATTGCATCTGCATTTTTTGGCGCTAACCACGTGTATGTTGATGTTTGGTTGGCGTTTAGCGACCTTTGCATTAATTATCCCAAGCCTCATGTTTAGCCTGCTGGTATTAGAGCAACCTTGGCAATTTTTTGCCTATAGCTTAGTGGGTGTGTGTTTGCCTTTATGGTTTAGTTTTGTGCTTTATCACAGATGTTTTCACTTATTGCCGCACCATTTATTTATCTACATTTTCTGCGGGGCATTTTTAAATTCAGCCCTCACCATCTTAGTGCACATGCTGCTGTGGTCTGGCTGGCTGTTGCTCTCAAGCGATATCCCCTTAAGCGACATCATAGATAATTACTTATTAGTGGCGCCGCTATTAATGTTCCCCGAGGCACTGCTTAATGGCATGGTGATTACTTTAATCGTGGTGTACCGCCCACAGTGGTTATATGACTACTGTGATAGAACCTATTTATGGCAAAAATGA
- the yqfB gene encoding N(4)-acetylcytidine aminohydrolase gives MLTAITFFERFEADILSGAKIITLRDEAESHVAVGQILPVSTFEAGRWFCDIEILAVSPITLAQLTDVEADAENMTLAELHQVIGEIYPGLDQFYKIEFRCLTPR, from the coding sequence ATGTTAACTGCCATTACTTTTTTTGAGCGTTTTGAAGCCGATATATTAAGCGGCGCTAAGATAATTACTCTTCGCGATGAAGCGGAATCCCATGTCGCGGTTGGGCAAATTTTGCCAGTATCAACCTTTGAAGCTGGGCGCTGGTTTTGTGATATTGAGATTTTAGCTGTGAGCCCGATTACTTTAGCCCAACTGACTGATGTAGAAGCGGATGCTGAGAATATGACCTTAGCAGAATTGCATCAGGTCATTGGCGAGATTTACCCAGGGCTTGATCAATTTTATAAAATCGAATTTCGCTGCTTAACACCGCGCTAG
- a CDS encoding DUF2238 domain-containing protein, whose translation MPTATKMTPAAIAWMLTFMIVFIWSAYQPFDRFTWVLEVAPAVIGALVLISTRQRFALTPLLYVLVLLHCIILLVGGHYTYAEVPLFDWIAELTHSSRNNYDKLGHFAQGFVPVMLAREICWRQQVFSTKAWGNFFIVCFTLAFSAFYELIEWWVAIATGEGADAFLGTQGYIWDTQSDMGFALFGAIMALLLLSAWHDKQLQQLQVQS comes from the coding sequence ATGCCAACAGCCACCAAGATGACCCCAGCAGCCATTGCTTGGATGCTAACCTTCATGATTGTATTCATTTGGTCAGCCTATCAACCCTTTGACCGCTTTACTTGGGTGTTGGAAGTCGCTCCCGCTGTGATTGGCGCTTTAGTGTTGATAAGCACTCGCCAGCGCTTTGCATTAACGCCGTTACTGTATGTCTTAGTGTTGCTGCATTGCATCATTTTACTGGTGGGCGGTCATTACACTTATGCTGAAGTACCATTATTTGATTGGATAGCAGAGCTCACTCATTCAAGTCGCAATAACTATGACAAACTGGGCCATTTTGCCCAAGGCTTTGTGCCTGTCATGCTGGCTCGCGAAATTTGCTGGCGCCAACAAGTGTTTAGCACTAAGGCGTGGGGCAATTTCTTTATCGTGTGCTTTACCTTGGCATTCAGTGCCTTTTACGAATTGATTGAATGGTGGGTAGCCATTGCCACAGGCGAAGGTGCTGACGCGTTTTTGGGTACCCAGGGCTATATTTGGGATACCCAATCAGACATGGGATTTGCCTTATTTGGCGCCATCATGGCGTTATTACTGTTGTCAGCATGGCATGACAAGCAACTGCAACAGCTGCAGGTTCAGAGCTAA
- a CDS encoding IS4 family transposase, which translates to MSEFSKELLVTAEFCQAQDIDVFAKHVPMDWVAEAVQQTGRASLRTRRFPAEQAVWLVLGIGLMRNRSIQQVCDTLSLAFPDSKGELPPLATSSIIKAKEKLGSEPMRYLFKTTAAQWETQCEFDEIAGLKLLSVDGTYFKTHNTEENHHFGFAQSTASFPSVLAVTLMSTRSHLLSDAAFGPVTHSEIHYAQQLVGSAPENSLTLFDRGFMSAELLISWQGSGANTHWLTPIKSKTRYQIIESFSEYDHLVEMPVSPQAQQQAPYLGESWQARLILIPSPKGDIKGFITSCLCPNSYPVNDLLKVYWQRWEIERGYGELKQYQLENKPVLRSKKKDGVYQELWGILTTYNIVRLEMAAMAVQHKVEPQRISFINALFLIQDEFGWSDRGSPGAIPQHLKRLRENGKRLILPPKRKRPSYPRVVLKKTVKYPSKNATRS; encoded by the coding sequence ATGTCTGAATTTTCTAAAGAGCTACTCGTTACCGCTGAATTTTGCCAAGCGCAAGATATTGATGTATTCGCCAAACATGTTCCCATGGATTGGGTAGCTGAGGCTGTGCAACAAACTGGCAGGGCCTCGCTTCGAACCCGCCGTTTCCCTGCAGAGCAAGCTGTTTGGTTGGTTCTAGGCATTGGTTTGATGCGTAACCGCTCGATTCAGCAAGTCTGTGATACGCTCTCACTGGCATTTCCCGACTCCAAGGGGGAGCTCCCGCCACTGGCGACCAGTAGTATCATCAAAGCCAAAGAAAAGTTGGGTTCAGAGCCCATGCGTTATCTGTTCAAAACAACCGCTGCACAGTGGGAAACACAGTGCGAATTTGATGAGATAGCGGGATTGAAATTGCTCAGTGTTGATGGGACGTATTTTAAGACGCATAACACTGAAGAAAACCATCACTTTGGCTTTGCACAAAGCACGGCTTCTTTTCCCTCTGTGCTGGCGGTCACCTTAATGTCTACTCGTAGCCACTTACTTTCTGATGCGGCTTTCGGGCCTGTTACCCACAGTGAAATTCACTATGCACAGCAATTGGTTGGCTCAGCTCCCGAGAATTCGCTCACGTTGTTTGACCGTGGGTTTATGTCTGCCGAATTGCTCATCAGCTGGCAAGGAAGCGGTGCAAACACCCATTGGTTAACCCCGATAAAGTCTAAGACCCGCTATCAAATTATCGAGTCATTCTCAGAGTATGACCATCTGGTTGAGATGCCGGTATCACCCCAAGCTCAACAGCAAGCGCCTTATCTGGGGGAGAGCTGGCAAGCCCGCCTTATCCTTATTCCGTCACCCAAAGGTGATATCAAAGGGTTTATCACGTCCTGCCTATGCCCCAACAGCTATCCAGTGAACGATTTACTCAAGGTGTATTGGCAGCGATGGGAGATAGAGAGGGGTTATGGTGAGCTAAAGCAATATCAACTGGAAAATAAACCAGTCCTGCGCAGTAAGAAGAAGGATGGGGTGTATCAAGAATTATGGGGGATCTTAACGACCTACAATATTGTTCGGCTAGAGATGGCCGCAATGGCAGTGCAGCATAAAGTTGAGCCACAGAGGATAAGTTTCATTAATGCCCTGTTTTTAATACAGGATGAGTTTGGTTGGAGTGACAGAGGGAGTCCGGGAGCGATCCCACAGCACTTAAAACGACTGAGGGAAAATGGCAAAAGGTTGATTTTACCCCCAAAGAGGAAGCGGCCCAGCTACCCGCGTGTGGTGCTAAAGAAAACAGTGAAATATCCAAGTAAAAATGCCACTCGCTCTTAA
- a CDS encoding DUF2986 domain-containing protein: protein MNKKQKIIKKMAKRTKARENQKEHPVQGGLKAKYISKAERAKMEAAQAVATDAPVENSTPVSED, encoded by the coding sequence ATGAATAAAAAGCAGAAAATCATCAAGAAAATGGCTAAGCGTACTAAAGCACGTGAAAACCAAAAAGAGCATCCAGTCCAAGGCGGCCTGAAAGCTAAATATATCTCTAAAGCTGAGCGCGCCAAAATGGAAGCGGCGCAAGCTGTCGCGACTGATGCGCCAGTTGAAAACTCGACCCCAGTCAGCGAAGACTAA